The sequence TTGGGAAGCTGAATCATATTCATATACTATTTGATGCTATGCCTAGTACCAATCTTGTTAGGTTTATTAATGCATTATAAAACTTCTAGCAGCAGGATTATTAAAAGAGATTATCCTGGTATTAAAAGGTTTCTTTGGAAGAGTGCTTT comes from Methanobrevibacter millerae and encodes:
- a CDS encoding transposase encodes the protein MHYKTSSSRIIKRDYPGIKRFLWKSAFWKTGYFITTSGWSKYRNYTKIY